Proteins from a single region of Juglans microcarpa x Juglans regia isolate MS1-56 chromosome 5S, Jm3101_v1.0, whole genome shotgun sequence:
- the LOC121268620 gene encoding protein kinase PINOID-like yields MSPFSCERRKSTQRGAWASFWGLKMLERGRDSDGELSLEAPLNSSGYSSMSSESCSSVSRLSFELVVPSTSHSSPDNLAVKPHRSSDFAYSAIRSATCNSRTGCLTLRDFRIIRSIGAGDLGTVYLCSLRDREASGDEELCLYAMKVVDKEALAKKKKVQRVEMERKILKMLDHPFLPSLYAEFEASHFSCIVMEFCSGGDLHSLRHKQPLKRFSLNSARFYAAEVLVALEYLHMLGIIYRDLKPENVLVRSDGHIMLSDFDLSLCSDTIAAVESPYSSPDRSVPTTPSYSRAVNTPLISCFPKQLFQSRKVQTLTSTRLFVAEPVNARSCSFVGTHEYVAPEVASGGSHGNAVDWWAFGVFIYEMIYGRTPFAAPSNEATLRSIIKKPLSFPNPTPSGALEFQARDLISGLLNKDPVHRLGSKRGAADVKKHPFFGNLNFALIRSLAPPGVPGPKIRRPRTTPLCGGNRDATQSTAFEYF; encoded by the exons ATGTCCCCTTTCTCTTGTGAACGGAGAAAGAGCACTCAACGGGGGGCTTGGGCCAGTTTCTGGGGTCTTAAGATGTTAGAGCGTGGCCGAGACTCTGACGGCGAGCTCAGTTTGGAGGCGCCGCTGAATTCTTCTGGTTATAGCTCGATGAGTAGCGAGAGTTGTAGCAGCGTCAGCCGCCTCTCCTTCGAGCTAGTCGTCCCCTCGACTTCTCATTCCTCGCCCGACAACCTCGCCGTAAAGCCTCACCGCTCCTCCGACTTCGCCTACTCCGCCATCCGTTCCGCCACCTGTAACAGCCGGACTGGCTGCCTCACGTTACGAGATTTCCGTATAATCCGCAGCATCGGTGCTGGAGACCTCGGCACTGTCTACCTCTGCTCCCTCCGCGATCGTGAAGCATCCGGAGACGAGGAGCTGTGCTTGTACGCGATGAAGGTGGTGGACAAGGAAGCGTtagcgaagaagaagaaggtgcaGAGAGTGGAGATGGAGAGGAAGATTCTCAAGATGCTGGATCATCCATTCTTGCCGTCGCTCTACGCCGAGTTTGAGGCCTCGCATTTCTCTTGCATTGTGATGGAGTTTTGCTCCGGCGGTGACTTGCATTCCTTAAGGCACAAGCAGCCACTCAAGCGCTTCTCTCTGAACTCCGCGAG GTTTTATGCTGCTGAGGTTCTCGTGGCATTGGAATACCTCCACATGCTGGGAATCATCTACAGGGACCTAAAGCCTGAGAACGTTTTAGTCAGATCGGACGGTCACATAATGCTCTCGGACTTTGACCTCTCCCTTTGTTCCGACACGATCGCTGCCGTTGAATCCCCGTATTCTTCCCCGGATCGATCTGTCCCGACAACCCCGTCCTACAGCCGCGCCGTAAACACGCCCTTGATCTCTTGCTTCCCCAAGCAGCTTTTCCAGTCACGCAAGGTCCAAACACTAACCAGCACCCGGCTCTTTGTGGCGGAGCCAGTCAATGCCCGGTCGTGCTCCTTCGTCGGTACCCACGAGTACGTAGCACCGGAGGTCGCCTCCGGTGGGTCCCACGGGAACGCCGTTGACTGGTGGGCTTTCGGTGTCTTCATCTACGAGATGATCTACGGTCGTACGCCCTTCGCGGCTCCATCGAATGAGGCCACTCTTCGCAGTATCATAAAAAAACCGCTTTCTTTTCCAAACCCCACGCCGTCCGGCGCGCTTGAGTTCCAGGCACGGGACCTCATATCGGGGTTGTTGAATAAAGACCCAGTTCATCGACTCGGATCGAAGCGCGGAGCCGCCGACGTCAAAAAGCATCCTTTCTTCGGAAACCTGAACTTCGCTCTCATACGATCGCTCGCACCGCCGGGAGTCCCAGGGCCGAAGATCAGAAGGCCCAGAACGACGCCGTTGTGTGGCGGGAATAGGGATGCAACACAATCCACAGCGTTCGAGTACTTCTGA